A single genomic interval of Rosistilla ulvae harbors:
- a CDS encoding DUF11 domain-containing protein — protein MFWNRNRKQQTKRRRRTLRTEMLETRLPLASDFGGVTGTVYNDLTGDGLSGDDLPPTAAVTLHLYRDGGDGVLSSSGGGTAGDDTFLTTTTTDASGDYAFNRLTAGTYFVERILPAGFIERSGENAVQFTITPADASGATSGTLVDDFLAGTQSLEATSATTTDESYFSDGTILGGERDLLLTYTSGLRVNLDTIPASGLISYSSASGAFGGFEIVYDGVDGSTNINATGLGGANLDDNGSAEFLQLMLGADAAGVPITLTIFSDDANFSTFSTTVPQTADGVATDELLIPLNSFVDTGNGADFSNVGAIRVAITGSAAFDSQVAVIGTLGQTNQTANFAMFEPLTLGNLVFNDLNGNSVFDSGTDVGIENVDLTLYEDTDGNGAFTPGTDTQVATTSTNASGIYTFTNLVAGSYIVQVDESNFSTGNPLASFLSSPGNPDPNNDVDNDDNGVLLAGQGAVSLAVALAANTEPGDDGDTDTDTNLSVDFGFFASADLSITKADSPDPVVAGNTLTYTLTVLNDGPVDATGVTVVDTLPTNVQIDTITTSQGTSTTNGNIVTVDLGDIANGGNATIVITVIVDADVTSQISNTATVSGDQPDDDPNNNTANAPTDVNAEVDLVITKVDQTDPASAGGTLEYVITVTNNGPSVATNVVVTDTLPAGLTYDTGTATQGSVSNVGQAITGLLGTLSSGASATITIGTNVASSASGTISNTATVTSDGTETTPADNTTTEQTVIGRTVDLAVTKQDSVDPVVPGNQMTYTLVVTNNGPSDASGVLLTDTLPAGLTLASNTTTQGSVSNTGNTVTANLGTLASGATATVTLTVNVASSVAAAFTNTATVTANETDSVPANNTASEPTEVDRQFDLRVEKSDSADPATPGGTLTYTIDVFNDGPSDATAITLTDTLPAGVTFASGSNGLTANGSVVTANIASLASGASAQFTVTVNIDPTANGTLSNTATVSTTTGTELDVTNNSDTETTALTPSIDLSITKTDSSTTVRNGETLTYTIVVTNSGPSTATGVTLSDPFPSGVTVTSVTSTVGTVTNTGNNVSGTIGTLAPGASATITVLATVDSGTTGTIINTATVSATQTETNTANNSASDTTTVDPVDGTLAGTVYFDANRNGQQDTGEVGIADVLITLTGTDLMGNAVNRTETTDANGDYLFDNLAAGTYQLSETQPTGFDDGEEESNPSLQTNVMNDVFASINFSPSDQGVDFNFGEERSFSKRRFLASAL, from the coding sequence ATGTTCTGGAATCGTAACCGCAAGCAACAAACCAAACGTCGACGCCGCACCCTGCGAACCGAAATGCTGGAAACACGCCTGCCACTGGCCAGCGACTTTGGCGGCGTGACCGGCACGGTTTACAACGACCTGACCGGGGACGGCCTTTCCGGCGACGACCTGCCACCCACCGCGGCGGTCACGCTGCATCTGTATCGCGATGGGGGCGACGGCGTGCTCAGCTCTTCCGGTGGCGGGACGGCTGGCGACGACACCTTTCTCACAACCACAACGACCGACGCTTCGGGCGACTATGCTTTCAATCGCCTAACGGCGGGAACCTATTTCGTGGAACGCATCCTGCCAGCGGGATTCATCGAGCGAAGTGGCGAAAATGCGGTGCAGTTCACAATCACCCCAGCCGACGCCTCGGGCGCCACATCGGGGACCCTTGTCGATGATTTCCTTGCGGGCACACAGTCCCTGGAAGCCACTTCGGCGACGACAACCGACGAAAGCTACTTCTCCGACGGAACGATTCTCGGTGGCGAACGCGATTTATTGTTGACCTACACGTCGGGATTGCGAGTGAATCTCGATACGATCCCAGCCTCGGGATTGATTTCGTACAGTTCTGCCAGTGGGGCGTTCGGTGGTTTTGAGATCGTCTACGATGGCGTCGACGGCTCCACGAACATCAACGCGACCGGGCTTGGCGGGGCGAATTTGGACGACAACGGCAGCGCAGAGTTTCTGCAACTGATGCTCGGCGCAGACGCCGCCGGCGTTCCGATCACGCTGACGATTTTCTCCGACGACGCAAATTTCTCCACCTTTTCGACGACAGTTCCCCAAACGGCTGACGGCGTTGCGACCGACGAACTGCTGATCCCGTTGAACTCATTCGTCGATACCGGCAACGGAGCGGACTTCAGCAACGTGGGAGCGATCCGCGTTGCGATTACCGGTTCGGCTGCGTTTGACAGCCAGGTGGCCGTAATCGGAACGCTGGGGCAAACCAACCAGACAGCCAACTTCGCGATGTTTGAACCGTTGACGCTGGGCAACCTGGTCTTCAACGATCTCAATGGAAACAGCGTTTTCGACAGCGGCACCGATGTCGGCATCGAGAACGTCGATCTGACCTTGTACGAAGACACCGACGGAAATGGTGCGTTCACTCCAGGAACCGACACGCAGGTCGCGACGACATCGACCAATGCAAGCGGCATCTACACGTTCACCAATCTCGTTGCAGGCAGCTATATCGTCCAGGTCGATGAAAGCAACTTCTCGACCGGCAATCCGCTGGCCTCGTTCCTCTCCAGCCCGGGCAACCCCGACCCGAACAACGACGTCGACAACGATGACAACGGGGTTCTGCTAGCAGGCCAAGGAGCGGTCTCGTTGGCTGTCGCATTGGCTGCCAACACCGAACCGGGCGACGATGGCGACACCGACACCGACACCAATCTTTCGGTTGACTTTGGCTTCTTCGCTTCGGCCGATCTTTCGATCACCAAAGCCGACAGCCCCGATCCTGTGGTCGCTGGCAACACGCTGACCTACACCCTGACAGTGCTGAACGATGGCCCGGTCGACGCCACGGGAGTGACCGTGGTCGACACCCTTCCGACCAACGTGCAAATCGACACGATCACCACCAGCCAAGGAACGTCGACCACCAACGGAAACATCGTGACCGTCGATCTGGGCGACATCGCCAACGGGGGCAACGCAACGATCGTGATCACGGTGATCGTGGATGCCGATGTCACGTCACAAATTTCCAACACCGCAACGGTCTCGGGCGATCAACCCGACGATGATCCCAACAACAACACCGCCAACGCACCGACCGACGTCAACGCGGAAGTCGACTTGGTGATCACCAAAGTCGACCAGACCGACCCGGCCTCGGCTGGTGGAACGCTGGAATACGTGATCACAGTCACCAACAACGGCCCCTCGGTTGCGACCAACGTCGTCGTCACTGACACACTTCCAGCGGGATTGACTTACGACACCGGAACGGCGACTCAAGGAAGCGTGAGCAATGTGGGCCAAGCGATCACGGGATTGCTGGGAACGCTCTCTAGCGGTGCATCGGCAACGATCACGATCGGGACCAACGTCGCTTCATCCGCTTCGGGAACGATCTCCAACACGGCGACCGTCACCTCCGATGGCACCGAAACAACCCCCGCCGACAACACCACGACCGAACAGACAGTGATCGGCCGCACGGTCGATCTGGCGGTGACAAAACAAGATAGCGTCGACCCGGTCGTCCCCGGAAACCAGATGACCTACACGTTGGTCGTGACCAACAACGGACCATCGGATGCTTCGGGCGTGCTGCTGACCGACACCTTGCCAGCCGGTCTGACCCTGGCCAGCAACACCACGACGCAAGGATCGGTTTCGAATACGGGCAACACCGTGACCGCCAACCTGGGCACCCTAGCATCGGGAGCCACCGCAACGGTCACTTTGACAGTCAACGTCGCCTCTTCGGTCGCCGCTGCGTTCACCAATACCGCGACGGTCACGGCGAACGAAACCGATTCGGTGCCGGCCAACAACACCGCCAGCGAACCAACCGAGGTCGATCGACAATTCGATCTGCGGGTGGAAAAAAGCGATTCGGCCGACCCCGCCACTCCGGGCGGAACCCTGACCTACACGATCGATGTATTTAACGACGGACCGTCGGATGCCACCGCGATCACATTGACCGATACGTTGCCCGCGGGCGTTACGTTCGCCAGCGGTTCGAATGGTTTGACAGCCAATGGATCGGTCGTCACCGCCAACATCGCTTCGCTCGCCTCGGGAGCTTCGGCGCAGTTCACCGTGACGGTCAACATCGACCCGACCGCCAACGGCACGCTCAGCAACACCGCCACGGTTTCCACGACGACCGGAACCGAACTGGATGTCACAAACAACTCCGATACCGAAACGACAGCCCTCACCCCATCGATCGATCTTTCGATCACCAAGACCGATTCGTCGACGACGGTTCGCAACGGGGAAACGCTGACCTACACGATCGTGGTCACCAACTCCGGACCATCCACGGCGACCGGTGTCACGCTCTCGGATCCATTCCCTTCGGGCGTCACCGTCACCTCGGTCACCAGCACGGTGGGAACAGTCACCAACACGGGCAACAACGTGTCTGGAACAATCGGCACACTGGCACCGGGGGCATCGGCGACGATCACGGTTCTCGCGACAGTCGATTCGGGTACGACGGGCACGATTATCAACACCGCCACGGTTTCGGCGACACAAACCGAAACCAACACGGCCAACAATTCGGCATCCGACACGACCACGGTCGATCCGGTCGATGGCACGCTAGCGGGAACGGTTTACTTCGATGCCAATCGCAACGGGCAACAGGATACTGGCGAAGTCGGAATCGCGGATGTCTTGATCACCCTGACCGGTACCGATCTGATGGGCAACGCGGTCAATCGAACCGAAACGACCGACGCCAACGGCGACTACCTGTTCGATAACCTGGCCGCCGGAACGTATCAATTGAGCGAAACGCAACCGACCGGGTTTGACGACGGTGAAGAGGAATCCAATCCGTCGCTGCAGACCAATGTCATGAACGATGTCTTTGCATCGATCAATTTCAGCCCCAGCGATCAGGGCGTCGACTTCAACTTCGGCGAAGAACGCTCCTTCAGCAAACGCCGCTTCTTGGCATCGGCGCTGTAG
- a CDS encoding leucyl aminopeptidase has protein sequence MKMAAIDGMVEDCDAIVVGVDDEGNLDDAGQQLDQRLSGWLGRVLARETQPGKPITAKLFAAPDAGDLESIVVVGTGDPTARTNGLAYRAAATAMRMLADRTRKHVAIGFAKGWDDDLARAAVAGAVAGIPGQDLYRSATGLVEARRVSWIGVSDAIVQAGEAVGEGICIAKRLVNEPPNKIYPESFVAQAEQLGSECGFEVEAWDKEKLQAENCNAILAVSAGSDREPRLAIFRYNGGPADEAPIAIVGKGVTFDSGGLSIKPSEGMKDMKCDMAGAATVLGTMAAISRLKLSKNVVGLVGLSENMLSGSSYKLGDVIKTRNGKTIEILNTDAEGRVVLADTLDVAVEQEPSNIVDLATLTGACLVALGMDVAGVMTNDTSWCDQIKKAAELEDEKVWELPMWDFYGEQIQSKVADIKNVGAGRWGGAITAAKFLENFVGDIPWVHIDIAGPAFADSPNEWRDAGGTGAMVRTLVRLLEQAS, from the coding sequence ATGAAAATGGCTGCTATTGACGGGATGGTTGAAGATTGTGACGCGATCGTCGTCGGTGTCGACGATGAGGGGAACCTCGACGATGCAGGACAACAACTGGACCAACGACTCTCCGGTTGGCTGGGACGCGTTTTGGCTCGAGAAACGCAGCCGGGCAAACCGATCACCGCAAAATTGTTTGCCGCCCCCGACGCGGGCGATCTCGAATCGATCGTTGTCGTTGGAACGGGCGACCCGACCGCGCGCACCAATGGCCTCGCCTATCGCGCCGCCGCCACGGCGATGCGGATGTTGGCCGACCGCACACGCAAACATGTGGCGATTGGATTTGCAAAGGGTTGGGACGATGACCTGGCCCGCGCCGCAGTCGCGGGGGCTGTCGCCGGTATCCCCGGCCAAGACCTCTATCGATCGGCGACCGGCCTGGTCGAAGCCCGACGCGTCTCGTGGATCGGCGTCAGCGATGCGATCGTGCAAGCGGGCGAAGCGGTCGGCGAGGGGATTTGCATCGCCAAGCGATTGGTCAACGAGCCGCCAAACAAAATCTATCCCGAGAGTTTTGTCGCTCAAGCGGAACAATTAGGCAGCGAATGCGGGTTCGAAGTCGAAGCCTGGGACAAGGAAAAACTGCAAGCGGAAAACTGCAATGCGATCCTAGCCGTATCGGCGGGATCCGATCGCGAGCCGCGACTGGCGATCTTCCGCTACAACGGCGGCCCCGCCGACGAAGCCCCGATCGCTATCGTGGGCAAAGGGGTGACCTTCGACAGCGGCGGCCTATCGATCAAGCCGAGCGAAGGCATGAAAGATATGAAGTGCGATATGGCGGGGGCGGCAACCGTCCTGGGAACGATGGCGGCGATCTCCCGTCTGAAGCTTTCCAAGAACGTCGTCGGCCTGGTCGGACTGTCCGAAAACATGCTCTCGGGCAGCAGTTACAAGCTGGGCGACGTCATCAAAACGCGGAACGGCAAGACGATCGAGATCCTGAATACCGATGCCGAGGGGCGCGTTGTGCTGGCCGACACGCTGGACGTCGCTGTCGAACAGGAACCGAGCAACATCGTCGACTTGGCAACCCTCACCGGCGCCTGCTTGGTCGCGTTAGGGATGGACGTCGCCGGCGTGATGACCAATGACACGTCGTGGTGCGACCAGATCAAGAAGGCTGCCGAACTGGAGGACGAAAAGGTCTGGGAACTGCCGATGTGGGATTTCTACGGCGAGCAGATCCAGAGCAAAGTTGCCGACATCAAAAATGTCGGTGCAGGGCGATGGGGCGGTGCGATCACCGCAGCCAAGTTCCTGGAAAATTTTGTCGGCGATATCCCTTGGGTTCACATCGACATCGCTGGCCCCGCGTTTGCCGATTCGCCCAACGAATGGCGCGACGCCGGCGGCACCGGCGCGATGGTTCGAACCTTGGTCCGTCTGCTGGAACAAGCTTCTTAA
- a CDS encoding DUF11 domain-containing protein — protein MKRLGTRLGMLVGVVGLAVMAITQAQKDYSSTSSLEFVDLKNQLAPPRPIGGEGFEGSSWPAPPDTHIVRGSDSGVAPIATSPAAAPAIQLASHQEPIEDGANNAPPSFSMPVIQDSSETPEFSAPASPSFDLPATLPTESDDSQIGTGVANAAPAAMPAFSAPNASEAPTALSPSPAAAQPQTIQMPDSAFEGVGQDSPAATPVAAAAAPATEPAPTADAQSVMTQRGIGIQGGSPLVDMPEGYQAEASGASPAATPTLTSPGFDMPSDSAPPTAAPAPMRSAAPAPIQPQAAAAPAIPREAIATPPPAPRIAPAPQASIATAAPIARTAQPSGRPADARNVLAQPGSRLLEGAQAPSVTIHKRAPEEINVGKQATLAIQIRNTGVSDALNVVVTDAIPEGMELIEATPAPEIQGKLMTWQFGDLEPAGERTITLQMMPLTEGELGSVARLSFEAAASVRTLSTRPELKIVQRASEQVLVGQQVEIEIEVSNPGTGTAYGVVLQEDVPEGLEHPKGKQLDNLLGDIQPGQVRRQRLILKAAKPGVANNYIQLISEDQVVAKNALPIEVISPQLAIQMEGPTRRFLERQAKYMLQIANNGTASATNVDVVAYLDRGLSFVSTEFKGQYDATRHAVFWSLAELPVGEAGEVPLVLLPIEPGEQLVRLEAQADLGIQARNEKPITVETLAEITFSVNDDHDPIETNSLTTYEIRITNSGSREDTNVQLQVAVPPGLEFVRSDQQAQVDGRGIVSFAPLPRMTAQDEHTFRVTVKGVATGTHVLQAVLTSDQSRVPVTKEESTMVYADE, from the coding sequence ATGAAACGGCTCGGTACCCGTTTGGGCATGCTGGTCGGCGTGGTTGGTCTAGCTGTCATGGCTATCACGCAGGCTCAGAAAGATTATTCTTCGACTAGCTCGCTAGAGTTCGTCGATCTCAAAAACCAATTAGCTCCACCACGCCCAATCGGAGGCGAAGGGTTCGAGGGTAGTTCGTGGCCTGCGCCACCGGACACTCACATCGTGCGTGGCAGCGACAGTGGCGTTGCGCCGATCGCAACCAGCCCAGCCGCTGCGCCGGCGATCCAATTGGCCTCGCATCAAGAACCGATCGAGGATGGGGCGAACAACGCCCCTCCAAGCTTTTCGATGCCGGTGATCCAGGACAGCAGCGAGACGCCGGAATTCAGCGCCCCCGCATCGCCTAGCTTCGATTTGCCAGCGACCTTGCCAACCGAATCAGACGATTCGCAGATCGGCACGGGAGTCGCAAATGCAGCACCAGCCGCGATGCCAGCCTTCTCCGCACCAAACGCGAGCGAAGCTCCAACGGCCCTGTCGCCAAGCCCTGCCGCTGCTCAACCTCAAACCATCCAGATGCCCGACTCGGCATTTGAAGGGGTCGGCCAAGACAGCCCTGCGGCGACTCCTGTCGCTGCGGCGGCAGCTCCTGCGACGGAACCAGCCCCGACCGCCGACGCCCAATCGGTCATGACCCAGCGTGGCATTGGCATTCAAGGTGGCAGCCCGTTGGTCGACATGCCCGAAGGCTATCAAGCCGAAGCGAGCGGTGCGTCCCCGGCCGCCACCCCAACGCTGACCTCCCCCGGCTTTGACATGCCCAGTGACTCGGCACCGCCAACCGCAGCACCTGCCCCCATGCGTTCGGCAGCACCAGCGCCGATCCAACCCCAAGCCGCCGCAGCGCCAGCAATCCCACGCGAAGCAATCGCGACTCCACCGCCAGCCCCGCGAATCGCACCGGCACCACAAGCATCGATCGCCACGGCCGCACCGATCGCTCGCACCGCCCAACCTTCCGGTCGCCCCGCCGACGCACGCAACGTGTTGGCTCAACCCGGCAGCCGATTGTTGGAAGGTGCCCAAGCGCCCAGCGTGACGATCCACAAACGGGCTCCCGAAGAAATCAATGTTGGCAAACAGGCGACGCTTGCAATTCAAATCCGCAACACCGGCGTCAGCGACGCGTTGAACGTCGTCGTCACCGATGCGATTCCCGAAGGAATGGAATTGATCGAAGCGACTCCCGCACCGGAGATTCAAGGCAAACTGATGACCTGGCAGTTTGGCGATCTGGAGCCCGCTGGCGAACGAACCATCACGCTGCAGATGATGCCACTGACCGAAGGCGAACTGGGCAGCGTGGCTCGACTGAGCTTTGAAGCGGCTGCCAGCGTGCGAACACTCAGCACTCGCCCCGAATTGAAAATCGTCCAACGCGCATCCGAACAGGTGCTGGTTGGACAACAGGTCGAAATCGAGATCGAAGTCTCCAATCCAGGCACCGGCACCGCTTATGGTGTCGTGTTGCAAGAAGACGTTCCCGAAGGCTTGGAACATCCCAAGGGCAAGCAGTTGGATAATCTGTTGGGCGACATCCAGCCGGGACAAGTCCGCCGACAACGTCTGATCCTTAAAGCCGCCAAACCGGGCGTAGCCAACAACTACATCCAATTGATCTCCGAAGATCAGGTCGTCGCCAAAAACGCCCTGCCGATCGAAGTCATCTCGCCCCAGTTGGCGATTCAAATGGAAGGGCCAACCCGGCGATTCCTGGAACGCCAAGCCAAGTACATGCTGCAGATCGCCAACAACGGAACCGCGTCGGCAACGAACGTCGACGTCGTCGCCTACCTGGATCGCGGCCTGTCGTTTGTGAGCACCGAATTCAAAGGTCAATACGACGCGACGCGACATGCGGTCTTCTGGAGCCTAGCCGAATTGCCAGTCGGCGAAGCGGGAGAGGTGCCGTTGGTGCTGTTGCCGATCGAACCGGGCGAACAATTGGTCCGGCTCGAAGCCCAAGCCGACCTGGGAATCCAGGCCCGCAACGAAAAACCGATCACCGTGGAAACATTGGCCGAGATCACGTTCAGCGTGAACGACGATCACGACCCCATCGAAACGAACTCGTTGACCACCTATGAGATCCGAATCACCAACTCGGGATCGCGTGAAGACACCAACGTGCAACTGCAGGTGGCGGTTCCACCGGGGCTGGAATTTGTGCGATCCGACCAACAGGCCCAGGTCGATGGCCGCGGGATCGTTTCTTTCGCTCCACTGCCACGCATGACAGCTCAAGACGAGCACACCTTCCGAGTAACGGTGAAAGGCGTGGCGACGGGAACGCACGTGTTACAAGCGGTGCTGACCAGCGATCAATCGCGTGTGCCAGTAACCAAAGAAGAGAGCACGATGGTCTACGCCGACGAATAA
- a CDS encoding PadR family transcriptional regulator, protein MSDSNPQSNSRVLRGTLNMLIMRVVRDSPTHGYGIMKQIEAESGDVLKLEEGSLYPALHRLEKEGLLTSEWRQSESNRRAKFYHLTQTGSTALTAEIANWDIVSAAVNRVVQA, encoded by the coding sequence TTGTCAGACAGTAATCCCCAATCGAACAGCCGCGTGTTGCGTGGTACTTTGAACATGTTGATCATGCGTGTTGTCAGAGATTCGCCAACGCATGGTTATGGAATCATGAAACAGATCGAGGCGGAATCGGGCGACGTTTTGAAGCTTGAGGAAGGTTCGCTCTACCCCGCTTTGCACCGGCTGGAAAAAGAGGGTCTGTTGACCAGCGAGTGGCGTCAGAGCGAATCGAACCGACGCGCCAAGTTTTATCATTTGACGCAAACCGGCAGCACCGCGCTGACGGCGGAGATCGCGAACTGGGACATCGTTTCAGCCGCGGTGAATCGCGTCGTCCAAGCATAG
- a CDS encoding DUF5658 family protein → MIEAAFRRKEAEYQADPGSDPWDFQQVKEAYQTLRKRDSATLRTATSATTKPPSPSTLAAKKEETIQSDTSVPPRPFDRRPPEPESAKNPPHLVWQAFFRELPLQQETTYFLLANLLDIFMTYGLLKFGGIETNPIANYFLQRWGFDGMIALKMGSVAFVVVVVQQIAVRDLTKARRLLIAGTAIVFAVVVYSGVLLSRILR, encoded by the coding sequence ATGATCGAAGCCGCTTTCCGTCGAAAAGAAGCGGAATATCAAGCCGATCCCGGCAGCGACCCCTGGGATTTCCAGCAGGTCAAAGAGGCTTACCAAACGCTACGCAAACGCGACTCGGCGACGCTCCGCACCGCGACATCAGCCACCACCAAGCCACCATCCCCCTCCACGCTAGCAGCAAAAAAAGAGGAGACGATCCAGTCGGACACCTCGGTGCCACCACGGCCATTCGACCGACGCCCCCCCGAACCGGAGTCGGCAAAAAATCCCCCGCATCTCGTCTGGCAAGCCTTCTTTCGCGAACTGCCGCTGCAACAGGAAACGACCTATTTCCTGCTAGCCAATCTTCTCGATATTTTCATGACCTACGGGCTGCTGAAGTTCGGCGGGATCGAGACGAATCCGATCGCCAACTATTTTTTGCAGCGGTGGGGCTTCGATGGCATGATTGCGTTGAAGATGGGCTCGGTCGCATTTGTCGTCGTCGTGGTCCAACAAATTGCAGTCCGCGATCTAACCAAGGCCCGACGTCTGTTGATCGCTGGCACGGCGATCGTCTTTGCCGTGGTCGTCTACAGCGGCGTCCTGCTGTCGCGCATCCTCCGCTGA